ATAATGGAAATGAAACTCCTGGAGGAAATATCACCAGAGTTTTGGCTTCAGACTTGACACAGCTGAGCAGCTTCTTACGAACTAATTTCGGTTACGAAACAGGACCATTCCAGGATTATGACCATACCACAGCTGCAACCAAATATCTGGCTAAGATAGATTATAACATCAACGACAAAAACAAGTTGTCAGTTAGGTATAACCATTTGGACTCCTCTACAGACGTATTGTTATCCAACTCAGCATCTTTGGGCTTTGGAAACAGAAACTTGAGAGTTGATGGTTTGAACTTCCAGAATTCTAACTACATCATTTTCGAAAATATCCGATCTATCGTAGCTGAATTGAACTCGAGATTGAGAGACAATATGACCAATAACTTCATCATTGGCTATACTTATCAGGATGAATCAAGAGGTTCAAGAGGTGATTTCTTCCCAATGGTAGATATCTTGAAGGATGGTGCTACTTACACTACTTTCGGTTTCGAGCCGTTTACTCCAAACAACGAATTGAGATACAAAACCTTCCAGATCCAAAACAACTTACAGATTTTCAAAGGCAAGAGCACTTGGACTGCCGGTTTCTCTTATGAGAATTACCGGTCTGAAAACGTTTTCTTCCCTGGTTCACAGTCTGTTTATGTGTATAATTCTCTGGAAGACTTCTATGCGGATGCGAATGCTTTCTTGAGCGGCACGCCGAATCCAGCATCCAACGTAAGGATTTTCCAAGTAAGGTATAGCAACATTCCTGGACAAACAAAACCAATTCAACCACTGAAAGTAAATTATGCTGGTATCTATGGTCAAAATGATTACCAAGTAAATAAAGACTTGAATTTGACCATTGGCTTGAGAATTGACGTACCTTTCTTTGCTGAAACAGGATTCAGAAACACAGAAGTGGAAGGCTTTAACTTCTTAAATCCTGCCGGTCAAACTGTAAGGTTCAGAACTGACAAACTTCCTGATCCAAATGTGCTTTGGTCGCCAAGAGTTGGTTTCAACTGGGATATTTCCGGTGACAGAACCACTCAGATCCGAGGTGGATCCGGTATTTTCACCGGCCGTCCTGCATATGTATGGATTTCCAACCAAATCGGTAACAATGGTATCCTAACAGGTTTTGAAAGGTTGGACAACACTTCTGCTAGACCTTTTAACCCAGACCCCAACTTCTATAAGCCTACTCAGGTAACAGGTCAGCCAGCTGCCAACTACGAATTGGCCTTAACTGAACCTGATTTCAAATTCCCTCAGATCTGGAGAACAAATATCGCTATTGACCAGAGACTACCTGGCGGTGTAATCGCAACAGGAGAGTTTATTTACAACGCTGATGTAAACGGTGTAGCTTATTATAATGCCAACCAAGCTCCTGCTAACCAAACATTTGCAGGTCCTGATCCAAGACCAAGATGGGTGGGCGGAAATGCTGCAAGAAGAATCAACCAAAAAATTGATAACGCTGTCGTATTGACAAACCAAGCTGTAGGTAATTCCTGGGTGGCTTCGGTTTCTTTGGAGAAACCATTTGCAAGTGGTTTGTTTGCTAAAGCAGCTTATTCCTATGGAGAGTCCAAAAACTTGGTTGATCCAGGTTCCATCGCATTTGGTTCTTGGAATGGAAACCCGCACAATGGTGATGCCAACAACCCAACACTTGGCTTCTCCGCCAACACCATGGGACACAGGGTATTCACAGCTCTAAGCTACAATAAAGACTTCTTTAAATTTGGTAACACTTCCTTCTCCATCTTCTGGGAAGGTAGAACCCAAGGCAACTTCAGCTATGTTTATGGTGGTGACTTCAATGGTGACGGTGGTACAGCCAATGACCTGATTTACATCCACAGAAACACCAATGAAATGAATTTCCAACAGTTCACTTCTGGAGGAAGAACTTTCACTCCAGAAGAACAGGCTGCTGCTTGGGAAGCATTCATTCAGCAGGACAAATACCTAAGCGCCAACAGAGGAAAAGTTGCTGAAAGAGGTGCTGTATTCATTCCAATGATCTACAGGGCAGACTTCTCCTTTGCTCAGCAATTGTTCACTGATATTTCAGGAAAGAAAAACTCTCTTGAGTTCAGAGTTGATATCCTGAACGTGGGTAACTTGCTTAACAAAAACTGGGGATTGGGATATCAGATCAACTCTACTCAGCCTTTGATCCCTGCCGGTGTCAATGCCCAAGGTGAACCTCAGTTCAGGTTCAGAAACTTTGGAACTGAATTGATCACAGAAACTTATCAGCGTTCTGCAACTGTCAACGATGTTTGGAGATTGCAGTTCGGTTTGAGATATATCTTCAATTAATCTAATAAAAATCAAGAAAGGGGGTGTCCGAAAAGTCGAGACACCCTTTTTTTATTGTTGATTTTCTCTAAAATTATTATTTTAGAGTTGAACAAAATACAACAATGTCTAAGGTAGTTTTTAAAAATCAGACTGGCAATTGTCCAGAATTATTTCCGGCAAATATTTTTGATAAAATCCCTGATAACCACCCTGCTCGATTGGTTGACACTGTGGTTAACTCTTTGGATATCAGTGATATTATAAAGAGGTACAAGGGAGGCGGTACATCAGCCTATCATCCACGAATGATGATTAAAGTGCTGTTCTACAGCTATTTATCCAATGTGTATTCATGTAGGAAAATAGCCAAAGCACTTAATGAGAACATACATTTCATGTTTATCTCAGGAAACTCAACCCCCGATTTCAGAACCATCAACGATTTCCGCGGTAAAATCTTAAAAGACTCCATCAAGACATTGTTTGCCGAAGTGGTAAAAATGCTTGTTGAGATGGGATATGTAAGCCTTGATGTACAATACATTGACGGAACCAAGATTGAAGCAAAATCCAATAAGTACACTTTTGTCTGGCGTAAGACAGTTGAAAAGCACAAAGAAAGGTTAGAAGGTAAGATCAAGAGTGTTTTATCAGATATCGAAGAAAGCATCCTATCAGATAATCAAGAAGTTAATCAAGAAGAATTGCCTAAAAAAATTGATTCTGAAGAATTAAGGGAGCGGCTTTCAGCCATAAATAAAAAGCTAAAAGAGCCTTCAAAGAAGATTGCTAAGGAGCTTCAAAAACTTCAGGAAGAACATCTTCCCAAGCTGGAGAAGTATGAAAAAGACCTGGAGATTTTGGGGGATAGAAATTCGTACAGTAAGACAGATCATGATGCCACATTCATGAGAATGAAAGAGGACCACATGAAAAACGGACAACTAAAACCCGCTTACAATCCTCAGATATCAACTGAAAATCAATTCATTACCCATGCTACTATCCACCAAACAGCAGGGGATACCACCACTTTAAAATCCCACTTGGACAGTTTTGAAAAATCGTATAGTAAACAAAGTAAAGAGATAGTAGCTGATGCAGGATACGGCAGTGAGGAGAATTATGAAATGCTTGAAAAAAAGGGAGTTGATGCCTATGTGAAATACAATTACTTCCACATGGAGCAAAAGAAGAAGACAAAGAACAATCCTTTTCTTCCCCAAAATCTTTTCTACAATGCAGCGCAAGATTTTTACGTATGCCCCATGGGACAGCGGATGGAGAATGTTGGACAAGGAAAGCGCACTTCAAGCAATGGGTATGTATCTCAAGTAACTTATTATCAGGCAAAAAACTGTGAAGGATGCCCCTTAAGAGCACAATGCCACAAAGCGACAGGTAACAGAAGAATCGAAGTGAACCATAGGTTAAACTTCTTAAAACAGCAGGCCAAGGAAAAACTAATGAATAAAAAGGGGCTTGAACACAGGAGCAAAAGACCAATAGAGGCGGAAGCTGCGTTTGGCCAGCTGAAAAGCAATAATAAATTCAACAGATTTACACTCACTGGTTTAGAAAAAGTGGAATTAGAGTTCTTATTGATGGCAATTGGCCATAATCTGAGAAAAATGGTGGCTAAAAGTATGCACTCTGGACTAAAACTATCTAAAAAATCATCTTTGGGTTATAAACCCTACAATAGTCGGCCGGTATTTTACGTTCCAAAGGAAAATTCTAATCAAAGATCACTGGTAATGGCATTGGATTTTCAAAATCAAAAAATAGCGGCATAAAAAAAGCTGCCCTTTTCGGACAGCCCCTTTTTATGGTCTTTTTGGGATTAAGAAATTAAATTACAACGCCATCGCAATTACAAATGAAAAGGATCAACAGGAGGAAATTTCTACAAAACAGCGGCCTAATCACATCCGGTTTATTGAGCCTACCCATCCTATCAATGGGAGAAATTCAAAACCTATTACCCTTCACTTACACAGAAGTCAAAGGGAGAATTCATTCCAATGGAAGAGGTATTGCTAATGTGGCCATTACAGATGGAAAACATATTTACCTTTCTGACAAATCCGGGAAATTTGAATTTCAAACTGACAGGCCATTTGTCTATTTTACCTATCCATCGGGATATAAATTCAATCTTTTGCCAAATGGATCTGTGGACTTTTTCAGAAAACTTGATTTTGGAAAAAAAGCAAATCATCTGGATTTCAATCTCCAAAAAAACAATTTTCCCGAAGATCAGCATCATTTTATCACCATAGCAGACCCACAAATTCAAACCAAAGGAGAGGCAGATACCTTTATCTCTGAGTCCTGTTCCGACATCAGAAATGCGGTTTCTGAAATCAATGATCCCAATACTTTTGGGGTAGGACTTGGAGACCTGGTATTCGATGAATTCGTTCTTTTTGAAAAATATAATCAGGGGATAAAATCCACAGGAATTCCATTCTTTCAGGTATTGGGAAACCACGATATCGACCTGTTGGCCCGTTCAAATAGTGCCAGCCAATATCCTTTTACTGAGCAATATGGACCAAGCTATTATTCCTTCAACCGGGGAAATATGCACTATGTGGTGTTGAATGATGTTTTCTTTTTAGGAAACAAACAATATTACGGTTACTTGGATGAAGAACAATTGCTATGGCTGGAGAAAGACCTTTCATTAGTTGAAAAAGGAAAAGAGATCGTTATCTTTCTACATATCCCCCCTCAATCCAAAGTGGCTATTTTAAACCAAGGCAGGGACATCAATAAGGAATCCGTTATCAACAGGCAGGCTTTTTATGAAATATTAAAAGATTTTAAATCCCACATCATCTCTGGCCACGTACATTGGAATGAGAATATTCTCCATGATACCATCTTTGAGCACAATACAGCATCCATAAGTGGTGCTTGGTGGGCGGCTGATATCTGTTACGATGGAACACCGAAAGGTTACAGTGTTTATCAATCAGGTTCAAACTTATCATGGTACTACAAAGCAATAGGAACTGATAAAAACTTTCAGTTTAGGGTATATCCTCCGGGAAGCCATCCCGAATTCCCTGATGAGTACTGCCTCAACATATGGAACTGGGATCCTGAATGGAAAATTACCTGGAAGGAAAATGGAAAAGTCTCCCATGTAGTGAGACAAGAAAACACCTACGATCCACTGGCAATTTCAACTTTCAACAACAGGGCTGAAGGAGCCAAACATCCGTGGATCACTGCACAGAAAAACTCCCATATGTTTTTTTTCAAGACTCAATCAAAAAATTCGGAAATTGAGGTAGAAGTTACCGACAGATTTGGCCATAGATTAACCCAAAAAGTCAGTAGACAACCAAATTTTTAATATTTTTCGGGCTTAAATATTGGAAATTACCGAACCTTTGGATTAATTGACTTTTTATTTTGTAGAAGTCGAGAAATTTTGGTCCATAGATAATTTTACATGAGTTTATTCCATTTACAACATAAATTAGGCAGGATCATCAAGCGGGGGAATAAAGAGTTCCTATTCTTTAGCGGAACCGATTATCTTGGACTTGGATCCAGCTTTGAATTTGAAGACTTGGTGATTGAAGGCATTCAAAAACTGGGAATGAACCATGGGCTCAGCAGGATCAATAATGTAAGGTTTGACATCTACGATCAATTTGAAGGGTATTTTGCAGAAAAAGCCGGAGCTGAAAAAGCGCTTCTTTGGAGCAGTGGCTACCTCGCCGGATATGCCACTTTAAATTATCTTCTGGATAATACGGACTATATATTTATGGCTCCAGATACTCATCCGGCAATTCTACCAGATGAATTGACTCCGGACAGCTCCCAATCTTTCAAGGAATGGGCAGCTTATGTCCAGGAAACTTCAGAAACCCTCAAAGCACAACGGGTTTTGATCCTTGGCAATGCAGTGGATCCACTCAAGCCTGCCATTCATGATTATTCATGGATAGGAAATCTCTCTAGAAAACACCAGTACACTTTCCTATTGGATGACAGCCATGCCTTTGGTACAGTAGGAGAAAATCCTTTTGGTACCTATAACAGGTGGAAATTCCTTCCTGTTGAATTGTTGGTTTCAGGTTCGTTGGGCAAAGGACTGGGAATCCCTGCTGGAATTACATTAGGTCCCATTACCCCCATCATTGGGATGGCCAATAGAAGGATTTTTAGATCCTCTTCTCCACCTCCACAAGGTTATATTTGGGCATTTCTTCAGGCTGAAACCATCCTGAGAGAAAAATTTGAAAAACTGCACAAAAACCTGCATTACTTCAACTCCCTGATCAGGACTTTTGATACTATTGAAAGCCATTTGGGCTTTCCGGTATATTCATTTGAACAAAGGAAATGGGTAAGTCAGCTGGAGGAAGATGGGATAATCGTCAGTTCTTTTCCATACCCGGAACCTACCGATCCTTGGAGTAATAGAATTGTCATTACGGCAAGCCACGAGGAACAAGATTTGAACAGGTTATATGAAGCCCTTAAAAAAATTCAATCCCCTGTAAACTTGGGTTAGACCGATAAATGATGGAAAACCACCAACAAGTTTCATTATATGAATCTATTTAATCCGGCCAAGCTACTTGTCTTAATTATTCTGCTTGCTTTTTCTTCCTGTAAGCATCACCAACCCAATCCTTTTGAAAATATCCCGGATAAATATGGGATATTGAAGCAGGTATTGATGCATCCTGAAAAATACCAGGTCCAGATCATATATACCCAGATTGACCGGGATCAAAACAACAAGCCCCGATTTACCGATTTCAATTACCGATTGGATAATGAAGTTTATTTTTATCCCGCTTCAACTGTAAAATTACCTGTTGCCATCCTTGCTCTCGAATGGCTCAACGAACAAAATGTGGCAGGCCTTAACAAAGAGAGCATCATGCTGACAGATTCGGTCCGGCCTTCCCAGCTTCCTGCGCATTATGACAGTAGCGCTGCCAATAACCTCCCTAGCATAGGCCATTACATCAAAAAAATCTTGCTGGTAAGTGACAATGATGCTTACAACAGATTATATGAACTGCTGGGCCAAGATTACATCAATAGGAAAATGAAAGAAAAAGGCATGACACATACCATCATCAACCACCGATTGAGCATGCCGATGAGTGAAGAAGAAAACAGGCACTTCAATCCTATCACTTTCAAAAATGATCAGGGAAAAGTTATCTTGACAATACCATCAAGAGAAACCAGCAGCATTTATGCCAACCAAGACCATCCAAGCATTGGAAAGGCTTATTTTAGCCAAGGAGAGCTTATCAATCAAGCTATGGATTTTACATTCAAAAATAAGTTTTCTCTTTCCGATTTGCATGGTACTGTTGAAAGGATCATTTTTCCGGAGAACTTTGAGCCAAACCAAAGATTTCAGATAAGTTCTGATGATCGGGATTTTATTTTAAAATACATGTCCATGCTCCCAGGGGAAAGCGATTTTCCCAAATATGAATTACCCGACTATTATGACAGCTACTCCAAATTTTTCAAATTCGGAACAGACCAAAGTCCAATCCCACCACAATTCAGGATATTCAATAAAACCGGAAATGCATATGGACATCTCTTGGATGGGTCTTATTTTGTAGACTTTGACAATGGGGTTGAATTTTTTGTTTCTGCTGTCATTTATACCAATGAAAATGAAATCCTGAATGACAACCAGTATGAGTATGATGAAATAGCCTTCCCATTTTTCGCAGAATTGGGTGAATACTTATATCAGTTAGAATTGAAAAGGAAAAAAATGAGAAAACCTGATTTATCTGAATTTAAAATCAAATATTAATGCCGTTAAGTTAAGGAATGTGATTAAATAGATTTGTAATTCATTGAGTATTTCAGTTTAGCTCTGAATTTCCGCTTGAATACCTGGTTTCTTCTTGAATATTCTATTTTGGAAGCGATTTTATTTACATCCTAAAATCCGCAGGATTTTAGTTTGGAGATTTGAATCTGCTTGTTTGTGTTCATTTTTGGTCTAGTTCGGGAATTTCTTCCCTTTGATTGAAGAGTGTTCATAGTTTTGAGACAATGGATTTTAGGTTTGAGGATAAAATG
This Cecembia calidifontis DNA region includes the following protein-coding sequences:
- a CDS encoding calcineurin-like phosphoesterase C-terminal domain-containing protein, with translation MKRINRRKFLQNSGLITSGLLSLPILSMGEIQNLLPFTYTEVKGRIHSNGRGIANVAITDGKHIYLSDKSGKFEFQTDRPFVYFTYPSGYKFNLLPNGSVDFFRKLDFGKKANHLDFNLQKNNFPEDQHHFITIADPQIQTKGEADTFISESCSDIRNAVSEINDPNTFGVGLGDLVFDEFVLFEKYNQGIKSTGIPFFQVLGNHDIDLLARSNSASQYPFTEQYGPSYYSFNRGNMHYVVLNDVFFLGNKQYYGYLDEEQLLWLEKDLSLVEKGKEIVIFLHIPPQSKVAILNQGRDINKESVINRQAFYEILKDFKSHIISGHVHWNENILHDTIFEHNTASISGAWWAADICYDGTPKGYSVYQSGSNLSWYYKAIGTDKNFQFRVYPPGSHPEFPDEYCLNIWNWDPEWKITWKENGKVSHVVRQENTYDPLAISTFNNRAEGAKHPWITAQKNSHMFFFKTQSKNSEIEVEVTDRFGHRLTQKVSRQPNF
- a CDS encoding aminotransferase class I/II-fold pyridoxal phosphate-dependent enzyme, which gives rise to MSLFHLQHKLGRIIKRGNKEFLFFSGTDYLGLGSSFEFEDLVIEGIQKLGMNHGLSRINNVRFDIYDQFEGYFAEKAGAEKALLWSSGYLAGYATLNYLLDNTDYIFMAPDTHPAILPDELTPDSSQSFKEWAAYVQETSETLKAQRVLILGNAVDPLKPAIHDYSWIGNLSRKHQYTFLLDDSHAFGTVGENPFGTYNRWKFLPVELLVSGSLGKGLGIPAGITLGPITPIIGMANRRIFRSSSPPPQGYIWAFLQAETILREKFEKLHKNLHYFNSLIRTFDTIESHLGFPVYSFEQRKWVSQLEEDGIIVSSFPYPEPTDPWSNRIVITASHEEQDLNRLYEALKKIQSPVNLG
- a CDS encoding IS1182 family transposase; translation: MSKVVFKNQTGNCPELFPANIFDKIPDNHPARLVDTVVNSLDISDIIKRYKGGGTSAYHPRMMIKVLFYSYLSNVYSCRKIAKALNENIHFMFISGNSTPDFRTINDFRGKILKDSIKTLFAEVVKMLVEMGYVSLDVQYIDGTKIEAKSNKYTFVWRKTVEKHKERLEGKIKSVLSDIEESILSDNQEVNQEELPKKIDSEELRERLSAINKKLKEPSKKIAKELQKLQEEHLPKLEKYEKDLEILGDRNSYSKTDHDATFMRMKEDHMKNGQLKPAYNPQISTENQFITHATIHQTAGDTTTLKSHLDSFEKSYSKQSKEIVADAGYGSEENYEMLEKKGVDAYVKYNYFHMEQKKKTKNNPFLPQNLFYNAAQDFYVCPMGQRMENVGQGKRTSSNGYVSQVTYYQAKNCEGCPLRAQCHKATGNRRIEVNHRLNFLKQQAKEKLMNKKGLEHRSKRPIEAEAAFGQLKSNNKFNRFTLTGLEKVELEFLLMAIGHNLRKMVAKSMHSGLKLSKKSSLGYKPYNSRPVFYVPKENSNQRSLVMALDFQNQKIAA
- a CDS encoding serine hydrolase, which produces MNLFNPAKLLVLIILLAFSSCKHHQPNPFENIPDKYGILKQVLMHPEKYQVQIIYTQIDRDQNNKPRFTDFNYRLDNEVYFYPASTVKLPVAILALEWLNEQNVAGLNKESIMLTDSVRPSQLPAHYDSSAANNLPSIGHYIKKILLVSDNDAYNRLYELLGQDYINRKMKEKGMTHTIINHRLSMPMSEEENRHFNPITFKNDQGKVILTIPSRETSSIYANQDHPSIGKAYFSQGELINQAMDFTFKNKFSLSDLHGTVERIIFPENFEPNQRFQISSDDRDFILKYMSMLPGESDFPKYELPDYYDSYSKFFKFGTDQSPIPPQFRIFNKTGNAYGHLLDGSYFVDFDNGVEFFVSAVIYTNENEILNDNQYEYDEIAFPFFAELGEYLYQLELKRKKMRKPDLSEFKIKY
- a CDS encoding TonB-dependent receptor, giving the protein MRQPLLKNLFAALMLVFATSTAFSQGVSTSSMTGRVTDSSGETLPGANVVATHVPSGTRYGAVTNIEGRYTIPGMRVGGPYTVTVSFIGYEPQTVENIFLSLGIAANVNVVMRDDSAELSEIVVTGEKNSVFSSDRTGATTAIDNATINKLPTISRRINDFTRLTPQASGNSFAGQDNRLNNITIDGSYFNNSFGLAGQPGDRTGVSPVSLDAIEQISVNVAPYDVRQGNFTGAGVNTVTRSGTNEFSGSAYYFWRNDSHVGTKAGDRTFNPGEFKYNQIGFRVGGPIIKNKLFFFASFEDESDTRPGTTWRANNGNETPGGNITRVLASDLTQLSSFLRTNFGYETGPFQDYDHTTAATKYLAKIDYNINDKNKLSVRYNHLDSSTDVLLSNSASLGFGNRNLRVDGLNFQNSNYIIFENIRSIVAELNSRLRDNMTNNFIIGYTYQDESRGSRGDFFPMVDILKDGATYTTFGFEPFTPNNELRYKTFQIQNNLQIFKGKSTWTAGFSYENYRSENVFFPGSQSVYVYNSLEDFYADANAFLSGTPNPASNVRIFQVRYSNIPGQTKPIQPLKVNYAGIYGQNDYQVNKDLNLTIGLRIDVPFFAETGFRNTEVEGFNFLNPAGQTVRFRTDKLPDPNVLWSPRVGFNWDISGDRTTQIRGGSGIFTGRPAYVWISNQIGNNGILTGFERLDNTSARPFNPDPNFYKPTQVTGQPAANYELALTEPDFKFPQIWRTNIAIDQRLPGGVIATGEFIYNADVNGVAYYNANQAPANQTFAGPDPRPRWVGGNAARRINQKIDNAVVLTNQAVGNSWVASVSLEKPFASGLFAKAAYSYGESKNLVDPGSIAFGSWNGNPHNGDANNPTLGFSANTMGHRVFTALSYNKDFFKFGNTSFSIFWEGRTQGNFSYVYGGDFNGDGGTANDLIYIHRNTNEMNFQQFTSGGRTFTPEEQAAAWEAFIQQDKYLSANRGKVAERGAVFIPMIYRADFSFAQQLFTDISGKKNSLEFRVDILNVGNLLNKNWGLGYQINSTQPLIPAGVNAQGEPQFRFRNFGTELITETYQRSATVNDVWRLQFGLRYIFN